ACGCCGATGCCGGCTTCGTGGTCCAGCGCGGCGCCTTCCGGGTCGATGACGGCGCCGGCGCCGAGATGATCGCAGGTCCCGGCGCGTTGATCGGCGAGCTCGCGCTGGTGGTGCCGATGAAGCGGCCGTCGAGCGCGATCGCGCTGGAGCATTCCTCCGTCATCCGCGTCGCCCGCAGCCTGTTCCAGCGCGTGCTCGAAAGCGATCCGGCCGCCGCGGTTCGGCTGCGCGATGAATTCGCGGTGCGCTCCAGCCAGATTGCGAGCGATATATTGATGGCGGGTGCGAAGCTGACGAGCTGAGATCGTGACGCTTCGCAGCCCGGATGGAGCGAAAGCGCAATCCGAGGTTCGTGCCTCAGGAAAGACCGTCCCGGATTGCGCTGCGCTTCATCCGGGCTACCGACCGCTCGAGATCACACCTCCAGCGTCACCGTGACAGGGACATGGTCCGACGGACGCTCCCAGCTCCGCGCGTCGCGCAGGATCCTGAAATCGCTGACCGCATCCTTCAACGCACGCGAGACCCAGATGTGGTCGAGCCTGCGACCGCGGTCGCCGACGGTCCAGTCGGCGGAGCGGTAGCTCCACCACGTGTAGACCTTCTCCGACATTGGAATCCGGTCGCGCGCGACGTCGACCCATTCGCCTGCGGCCAGCGCGGCCTGCAGCTTTTCGGTTTCGACCGGCGTGTGCGAGACCACTTTCAGAAGCTGCTTGTGCGACCACACGTCGTTCTCGTGCGGGGCGACGTTGAGATCGCCGACCAGGATGTGGCGGTCCTCGCCGCGCGGATGCAGCGGCTCGCACGCCTTCATCTCGTCGAGGAAACGGAGCTTGTGATCGAACTTCTCGTTCAGCGCGGGATCGGGAATGTCGCCGCCTGCGGGGACATAGAAATTATGCACCACCAGCGGCTTGGCGATACTGGCCTTCTCGCCGAACGACACCGAGATGTGACGCGAATCCACCTTGTCGCAGAAGGTGCGGATGTCGGTCGATTCGAATGGAATCCTCGAGACGATGGCGACGCCGTGATAGCCCTTCTGCCCGTTCAGCGCGACGTGCTCATAGCCGAGCCGCTTGAAGCGCTTCAGCGGAAACGCATCGTCGATGCACTTGGTCTCCTGCAGGCACAGCACGTCCGGCCGCGCGCTCTTGAGAAACTTCGCGACCAGATCGATGCGCAGCCGCACCGAATTGATGTTCCAGGTTGTCAGGGAAAAACGCATGAGGGATGCGTCTTAGCATGGATCGACGAGGGGAAAATGCTTGTCCACAACGAGCTGTCTTAGGGTGAGTTAGCCGTAGGCGTAACCCACCACGGTCCATCAACGCAGCAGCAGAAGCGGTGGGTTACGCTGCGCTAACCCACCCTACGCACCTATCCCGGCGCCGGGCCGTAATTGGTGAAATCGATCTTGAACATGCCGGGATCGAGCTTCTTGCTCGAATCCAGATTGTAGACCGCAATCGTGGTGTCGTAGCCCTGCGGATCGGTGACGGTCCATTGCTTCAACTGGCCGTCCTTGGCGCCGAACATCAGCAGCAGCCGGCTGGTGCCGACCAGTGCCTGCTTCTCCTCGATGGTGACGCTGACGAAAACGTCGTCGGCCGATACGCCGACGACATTGGTGTCCTTCATCAGGTCGATGCGATCCGACAGCAGGAAACGCAGCGGCGTCTGCGACAGGGGATAGACGTCCTGGGTCGCGAGCTTGCGGTCGCGCACCACCAGTGAGGATCCGTCGGCCACGATGTCGATCGGGCTCGGCGCATCATATTCGAAGCGAACTTTGCCCGGCTTCTGGATGTAGAAATCGCCTTGCGTCTTGCTGCCGTCGGGACCGACCTGGACGAAATTCCCGACCAGCGTCGACAGCGACGACAGATAGGCGCTGACCTTGGCGGCCTGCGCCTTCTGGTTGGCATCGAAGGTCTGGAAGATGCTGCTCGGCACGTTGCGGCGCGGATCCGGGATCACCGGATTCGGCGGTGTCTGGGTGGCGCCGGTGACTGCGGGGCCGCCAGCTGACGCTCCGCCGTCGCGGCCCTTCGGCGCCGGTTTCGGCACCGGCACGGTCTGCGCGAATGAGGATGCCGTCACCATCGCGGCGGTAACGAGAAGTACGCCGGCCACGCGCGCGCTTCGCGCAGCGATGGTGGCGGCGAATCGAATGTCCGGATGTCTGATCAACGCGTCGTCCTGATGTGGCTGGGCGTCTTTTAGCGTGATTTCGGGCAAAAGCAGATAACGATTTCGCGTGAAATGATGTTGCGAGGTCCCCGCCTCACATATGGCTGTCTTCTTCCTCGACCAGAATCTCCCGCTTGCCGGCATGATTGGCGGGTCCGACGATGCCTTCGAGTTCCATGCGCTCCATCAAGGATGCGGCGCGGTTATAGCCGATCTGCAGGCGGCGCTGAATGTAGCTCGTCGAGGCCTTGCGATCGCGTTTGACGATCGCAACCGCCTGCTGGAACAAATCGC
The sequence above is drawn from the Bradyrhizobium amphicarpaeae genome and encodes:
- a CDS encoding outer membrane lipoprotein carrier protein LolA, with product MAGVLLVTAAMVTASSFAQTVPVPKPAPKGRDGGASAGGPAVTGATQTPPNPVIPDPRRNVPSSIFQTFDANQKAQAAKVSAYLSSLSTLVGNFVQVGPDGSKTQGDFYIQKPGKVRFEYDAPSPIDIVADGSSLVVRDRKLATQDVYPLSQTPLRFLLSDRIDLMKDTNVVGVSADDVFVSVTIEEKQALVGTSRLLLMFGAKDGQLKQWTVTDPQGYDTTIAVYNLDSSKKLDPGMFKIDFTNYGPAPG
- the xth gene encoding exodeoxyribonuclease III, whose translation is MRFSLTTWNINSVRLRIDLVAKFLKSARPDVLCLQETKCIDDAFPLKRFKRLGYEHVALNGQKGYHGVAIVSRIPFESTDIRTFCDKVDSRHISVSFGEKASIAKPLVVHNFYVPAGGDIPDPALNEKFDHKLRFLDEMKACEPLHPRGEDRHILVGDLNVAPHENDVWSHKQLLKVVSHTPVETEKLQAALAAGEWVDVARDRIPMSEKVYTWWSYRSADWTVGDRGRRLDHIWVSRALKDAVSDFRILRDARSWERPSDHVPVTVTLEV
- a CDS encoding cyclic nucleotide-binding domain-containing protein translates to MSIDDDVALLERVPTLRLLGEASLRMLAIGSEQRNFVRGDTLFNLGDDADAGFVVQRGAFRVDDGAGAEMIAGPGALIGELALVVPMKRPSSAIALEHSSVIRVARSLFQRVLESDPAAAVRLRDEFAVRSSQIASDILMAGAKLTS